In Rhinoraja longicauda isolate Sanriku21f chromosome 6, sRhiLon1.1, whole genome shotgun sequence, the following proteins share a genomic window:
- the LOC144594694 gene encoding lysosomal phospholipase A and acyltransferase-like gives MGIYFYTLVKYLVDWGYLRDEDVRGAPYDWRRAPNENGQYFKDLQEMIESMYKQYGGPIVLIAHSMGNLYTLYFLNHRPQEWKDKYIKSYIALGAPWGGVSKTLRVLATGDNDRIPVISPLKIREQQRTAISTNWLLPYNNTWSMDTVFITTPKYNYTMKDYQKFYQDINFKEGWLIRQDTEHLVYNLTAPGVPIYCLYGTGVPTPDSFHYDAFPDQEPTAVNGDGDGTVNLVSALKCKEWAGKQKGKVFMKELPGNEHVDMLLNLSTISYIQKVLFNLSPL, from the exons atgg GGATCTACTTCTATACTCTGGTGAAGTACTTGGTAGACTGGGGCTATCTGAGGGACGAAGATGTCCGTGGCGCTCCGTACGACTGGCGCCGAGCACCCA ATGAAAATGGTCAGTATTTCAAGGACCTGCAGGAGATGATTGAATCTATGTACAAGCAATATGGTGGACCCATTGTCCTGATCGCGCACAGCATGGGAAACCTCTACACACTCTATTTCCTGAACCATCGGCCCCAGGAGTGGAAAGACAAATACATTAAGTCCTACATTGCGCTGGGGGCTCCTTGGGGAGGTGTGTCGAAGACTTTGCGAGTATTGGCTACAG GAGATAATGATCGGATTCCTGTCATCAGCCCATTGAAGATCCGTGAGCAGCAGCGGACTGCAATCTCCACCAACTGGCTCCTCCCTTACAACAACACCTGGTCAATGGACACGGTATTCATCACCACACCAAAGTATAATTACACGATGAAGGACTACCAGAAGTTCTACCAGGACATCAACTTCAAAGAAGGCTGGCTCATTCGGCAAGACACCGAGCATTTGGTGTACAATTTGACTGCCCCTGGCGTCCCGATATATTGCCTGTATGGAACCGGAGTGCCAACGCCCGATTCCTTTCATTACGATGCCTTCCCCGATCAGGAACCCACAGCAGTCAATGGGGATGGCGATGGGACGGTCAACCTAGTTAGTGCTCTGAAGTGCAAGGAATGGGCTGGGAAACAGAAAGGCAAAGTCTTCATGAAAGAACTGCCAGGAAATGAACATGTAGATATGCTGTTGAATCTCTCTACAATATCCTACATCCAAAAGGTCCTATTTAATTTATCTCCGCTGTGA
- the LOC144594695 gene encoding uncharacterized protein LOC144594695, with amino-acid sequence MRSETWSMQLGTASSTMLTSAGSRGWSSKDLQLHDVEVHRLPRLELPKSAPVKAANASILGRSADGDTIRKKIASPARPQLELNFQVLLEKESIHKPAHHHSR; translated from the exons ATGCGGTCCGAAACGTGG TCAATGCAactagggaccgcgagctccacgatgttaacgtccgcaggctcccgtggttggagctccaaggatctccagctccacgatgttgaagtccacaggctccctcggttggagctcccaaagtcggctcCAGTAAAGGCCGCCAACGCCTCgatattaggccgcagtgcggatggagatacgatacggaaaaaaatcgcatctccggcgag GCCCCAGTTGGAATTGAACTTCCAAGTGCTGCTGGAGAAAGAATCCATACACAAGCCAGCACACCATCACTCCAGGTGA